The following proteins come from a genomic window of Miscanthus floridulus cultivar M001 chromosome 2, ASM1932011v1, whole genome shotgun sequence:
- the LOC136539936 gene encoding isoflavone 2'-hydroxylase-like isoform X1: MDIALSTIVGAIALFIPALLTLVPLLTLVQKTQQHTGHNPPPPEPRAIPLVGHLHLLIKKPLHRTLAHLADRHGDVLGLRFGCTRVAVVSSASVAQECLVALDTSFGNRPRLPSAKILSYDWSTMGHSNCGAYWRQVRRTTSTEFSSVERVQHFADVHEQEARAMARRLCHVAIASGGRALVDVKSRLLEMLMNGLLDMLFKRTSSRSSDEQDETVEVTEEARRFMGMAEETMELTLTVSDFLPALARWLDVDAVGRRLQRLQANRTEFLQRLIEEHKEKEKCGQVTRRTLVRVLLELQKKDPEACTDQLIRSLCVSALEAGTLSTGYTIEWVMSLLLNYPHVMKKARDEIDACVGEQPKHLLEATDLPKLPYLRCIIMETLRLYPVVPLLVPRECSTDCTVSGFHIPKGTMLLVNTFAIHRDPGTWEDPETFLPERFEDGRNQAAGKMVDLSFGMGRRRCPAENLGMQLAGIALGTMIQCFNWERVGTELVDMAEGSGLTMAKKVPLEAFCQPRASMVNLLSQI, from the exons ATGGACATTGCCTTAAGCACCATCGTGGGTGCCATCGCCCTTTTCATCCCTGCACTGCTGACACTAGTGCCACTGCTTACATTAGTGCAAAAAACACAGCAGCACACTGGCCATAACCCTCCTCCGCCGGAGCCCAGAGCCATTCCCCTCGtcggccacctccacctcctgaTAAAGAAGCCACTCCACCGCACCCTCGCCCACCTCGCTGACCGCCATGGAGACGTCCTGGGCCTGCGATTCGGCTGCACCCGAGTCGCGGTTGTGTCCTCTGCCTCAGTCGCCCAGGAGTGCCTTGTCGCACTAGACACCTCGTTCGGTAACCGTCCGCGACTGCCGTCCGCGAAGATCCTCTCCTATGACTGGTCGACCATGGGCCATTCCAACTGCGGGGCATACTGGCGCCAAGTCCGGCGCACCACCAGCACGGAGTTCTCCTCCGTGGAACGAGTGCAGCACTTCGCTGATGTCCACGAGCAGGAGGCGCGGGCCATGGCACGCCGCCTTTGTCATGTGGCAATTGCTTCTGGAGGCCGCGCTCTTGTAGACGTCAAGTCGCGGCTATTGGAGATGCTAATGAACGGCTTACTGGACATGCTCTTCAAGAGGACATCCTCTCGAAG CAGTGACGAACAGGACGAGACCGTGGAAGTTACTGAGGAGGCCCGACGCTTCATGGGCATGGCGGAGGAGACGATGGAGCTCACGTTGACGGTGTCGGACTTCCTGCCGGCACTGGCACGGTGGCTGGACGTTGACGCGGTGGGCCGCCGGTTGCAGCGATTGCAAGCAAACAGGACAGAGTTTTTGCAGAGGTTGATCGAGGAGCACAAGGAGAAGGAGAAGTGCGGTCAAGTGACACGCAGGACGTTGGTCCGGGTGCTGCTGGAGCTGCAAAAGAAGGACCCTGAGGCCTGCACGGATCAGCTCATCCGCTCCTTGTGTGTT AGTGCACTCGAAGCTGGGACACTTAGTACAGGCTATACAATTGAGTGGGTGATGTCTCTCTTGCTAAACTACCCTCACGTCATGAAGAAAGCTCGCGATGAAATCGATGCATGCGTTGGGGAACAACCTAAACACCTACTGGAGGCGACTGATCTCCCGAAGTTGCCCTACCTTCGATGCATCATCATGGAGACGCTTCGCCTGTACCCAGTGGTACCACTTCTAGTTCCTCGTGAATGCTCTACCGACTGCACGGTCAGCGGGTTCCATATTCCCAAAGGAACGATGCTTCTTGTCAATACTTTTGCTATCCATAGGGATCCTGGGACATGGGAGGACCCAGAAACCTTCCTTCCGGAAAG GTTTGAGGATGGCAGGAACCAAGCAGCTGGTAAGATGGTGGACCTGTCATTTGGCATGGGGAGACGACGGTGCCCAGCAGAGAACCTGGGGATGCAGTTGGCAGGCATTGCTTTGGGAACTATGATCCAGTGCTTCAACTGGGAACGAGTGGGCACGGAGCTAGTGGACATGGCTGAGGGCTCTGGCCTAACCATGGCAAAGAAGGTTCCATTGGAGGCCTTCTGTCAACCTCGTGCTTCTATGGTCAATCTTCTTTCACAAATCTAG
- the LOC136539936 gene encoding isoflavone 2'-hydroxylase-like isoform X2: protein MDIALSTIVGAIALFIPALLTLVPLLTLVQKTQQHTGHNPPPPEPRAIPLVGHLHLLIKKPLHRTLAHLADRHGDVLGLRFGCTRVAVVSSASVAQECLVALDTSFGNRPRLPSAKILSYDWSTMGHSNCGAYWRQVRRTTSTEFSSVERVQHFADVHEQEARAMARRLCHVAIASGGRALVDVKSRLLEMLMNGLLDMLFKRTSSRSDEQDETVEVTEEARRFMGMAEETMELTLTVSDFLPALARWLDVDAVGRRLQRLQANRTEFLQRLIEEHKEKEKCGQVTRRTLVRVLLELQKKDPEACTDQLIRSLCVSALEAGTLSTGYTIEWVMSLLLNYPHVMKKARDEIDACVGEQPKHLLEATDLPKLPYLRCIIMETLRLYPVVPLLVPRECSTDCTVSGFHIPKGTMLLVNTFAIHRDPGTWEDPETFLPERFEDGRNQAAGKMVDLSFGMGRRRCPAENLGMQLAGIALGTMIQCFNWERVGTELVDMAEGSGLTMAKKVPLEAFCQPRASMVNLLSQI from the exons ATGGACATTGCCTTAAGCACCATCGTGGGTGCCATCGCCCTTTTCATCCCTGCACTGCTGACACTAGTGCCACTGCTTACATTAGTGCAAAAAACACAGCAGCACACTGGCCATAACCCTCCTCCGCCGGAGCCCAGAGCCATTCCCCTCGtcggccacctccacctcctgaTAAAGAAGCCACTCCACCGCACCCTCGCCCACCTCGCTGACCGCCATGGAGACGTCCTGGGCCTGCGATTCGGCTGCACCCGAGTCGCGGTTGTGTCCTCTGCCTCAGTCGCCCAGGAGTGCCTTGTCGCACTAGACACCTCGTTCGGTAACCGTCCGCGACTGCCGTCCGCGAAGATCCTCTCCTATGACTGGTCGACCATGGGCCATTCCAACTGCGGGGCATACTGGCGCCAAGTCCGGCGCACCACCAGCACGGAGTTCTCCTCCGTGGAACGAGTGCAGCACTTCGCTGATGTCCACGAGCAGGAGGCGCGGGCCATGGCACGCCGCCTTTGTCATGTGGCAATTGCTTCTGGAGGCCGCGCTCTTGTAGACGTCAAGTCGCGGCTATTGGAGATGCTAATGAACGGCTTACTGGACATGCTCTTCAAGAGGACATCCTCTCGAAG TGACGAACAGGACGAGACCGTGGAAGTTACTGAGGAGGCCCGACGCTTCATGGGCATGGCGGAGGAGACGATGGAGCTCACGTTGACGGTGTCGGACTTCCTGCCGGCACTGGCACGGTGGCTGGACGTTGACGCGGTGGGCCGCCGGTTGCAGCGATTGCAAGCAAACAGGACAGAGTTTTTGCAGAGGTTGATCGAGGAGCACAAGGAGAAGGAGAAGTGCGGTCAAGTGACACGCAGGACGTTGGTCCGGGTGCTGCTGGAGCTGCAAAAGAAGGACCCTGAGGCCTGCACGGATCAGCTCATCCGCTCCTTGTGTGTT AGTGCACTCGAAGCTGGGACACTTAGTACAGGCTATACAATTGAGTGGGTGATGTCTCTCTTGCTAAACTACCCTCACGTCATGAAGAAAGCTCGCGATGAAATCGATGCATGCGTTGGGGAACAACCTAAACACCTACTGGAGGCGACTGATCTCCCGAAGTTGCCCTACCTTCGATGCATCATCATGGAGACGCTTCGCCTGTACCCAGTGGTACCACTTCTAGTTCCTCGTGAATGCTCTACCGACTGCACGGTCAGCGGGTTCCATATTCCCAAAGGAACGATGCTTCTTGTCAATACTTTTGCTATCCATAGGGATCCTGGGACATGGGAGGACCCAGAAACCTTCCTTCCGGAAAG GTTTGAGGATGGCAGGAACCAAGCAGCTGGTAAGATGGTGGACCTGTCATTTGGCATGGGGAGACGACGGTGCCCAGCAGAGAACCTGGGGATGCAGTTGGCAGGCATTGCTTTGGGAACTATGATCCAGTGCTTCAACTGGGAACGAGTGGGCACGGAGCTAGTGGACATGGCTGAGGGCTCTGGCCTAACCATGGCAAAGAAGGTTCCATTGGAGGCCTTCTGTCAACCTCGTGCTTCTATGGTCAATCTTCTTTCACAAATCTAG